A single Hemiscyllium ocellatum isolate sHemOce1 chromosome X, sHemOce1.pat.X.cur, whole genome shotgun sequence DNA region contains:
- the LOC132805720 gene encoding ras-related protein Rab-5B, translated as MTSRGVSRPNGQSQTSKICQFKLVLLGESAVGKSSLVLRFVKGQFHEYQESTIGAAFLTQSVCLDDTTVKFEIWDTAGQERYHSLAPMYYRGAQAAIVVYDITNQETFARAKTWVKELQRQASPNIVIALSGNKADLANKRMVEYEEAQGYADDNSLLFMETSAKTAMNVNDLFLAIAKKLPKTELQNASGTTSRNRGVDLHEPSQQNKSQCCSN; from the exons ATGACCAGCAGGGGAGTATCCAGGCCAAATGGTCAGTCCCAAACCAGCAAAATCTGCCAATTTAAGCTTGTATTACTAGGGGAGTCAGCTGTGGGCAAATCTAGTCTTGTGCTGCGTTTTGTTAAAGGACAATTCCATGAATACCAGGAAAGCACAATTGGTG ctgCATTTCTGACACAATCGGTCTGCTTGGATGATACAACAGTAAAGTTTGAGATCTGGGACACCGCTGGACAGGAGCGGTATCACAGTTTAGCTCCCATGTACTACAGAGGTGCCCAAGCTGCCATTGTGGTTTATGACATCACCAATCAG GAGACTTTTGCAAGAGCAAAGACATGGGTAAAAGAATTGCAGCGACAAGCCAGTCCCAATATAGTTATAGCCCTGTCAGGAAACAAAGCTGATCTGGCTAATAAAAGGATGGTGGAATATGAG GAAGCACAAGGATATGCAGATGATAATAGTTTGTTGTTCATGGAGACATCTGCCAAAACAGCAATGAATGTTAATGACCTATTTTTGGCAATAG CCAAGAAGCTGCCAAAGACCGAACTTCAGAATGCCAGTGGAACCACCAGCCGTAACAGAGGTGTGGATCTCCATGAACCGTCTCAGCAGAACAAGAGCCAGTGTTGTAGCAACTAA